The following are encoded together in the Desulfovibrio sp. genome:
- a CDS encoding NADH-quinone oxidoreductase subunit L, translated as MNTLVFCCVALPFIVALVLYFTQLDRTRKLLVPAAVAVMALAAVIMGSNGAFRLEADSFCGIPLDSLFSLLDLLLLLYILGLGWKLGSRTVMGMTALQLVGLLYLKFVLADGAAPITAFAPDGLSLIMVIIISVVGGLITIYGLGYMDIHEEHLHLRVSRKPRFFAIIFCFLGAMNGLVLSNNLSWMFFFWEVTTLCSYLLISHDQTQEANANAYRALWMNVLGGLAFVSAMLFVQKSLGTLSTEIVLQKMTAMDVKSTAMLLPFAFFCLAAFTKSAQVPFESWLCGAMVAPTPVSALLHSATMVKAGTYLLLRMAPAFADTTMSTIVALFGAFTFVGTCILAVSQSNAKKILAYSTIANLGLIIACVGINTAASMMAATTIIIYHSVSKGLLFMCVGAIEQRIGSRDIEDMRGLYSKMPRTAIITAIGIFTMMLPPFGMLIGKWMAIEAIARATQAMTPIIFFIALGSAFTVLFWARWAGILVSSANLHERPAHGNPKATVMFALRSLCGLAIVFSFFSPMVLKTFVEPSVAGVYARLGLKGEGFIPGASLTSGAGYFWIYLLFILLGLGAWVAWKVARKVPNGAHTQPYFSGLAQEQAGQIGFKGPMNAFEPVRLSNFYLSQYFGEGTITRAIDIISTAFLIVLVGGLL; from the coding sequence ATGAATACACTTGTTTTTTGCTGTGTGGCGCTGCCCTTCATTGTGGCGCTTGTACTCTATTTCACACAGCTTGACCGCACCCGCAAGCTTCTCGTGCCTGCAGCGGTTGCGGTGATGGCGCTGGCAGCCGTGATCATGGGATCTAACGGCGCGTTCCGCCTGGAGGCGGACTCATTTTGTGGCATACCGCTGGACAGCCTGTTCAGCCTGCTTGATCTGTTGTTGCTGCTCTATATTCTGGGACTGGGCTGGAAACTCGGCAGCAGAACGGTCATGGGCATGACGGCACTGCAACTGGTGGGCCTGCTTTACCTGAAGTTCGTTCTCGCGGACGGAGCAGCCCCCATCACGGCTTTTGCGCCCGACGGCCTTTCGCTTATCATGGTTATCATCATCTCTGTCGTGGGTGGTCTTATCACCATTTACGGCCTGGGGTACATGGATATTCATGAAGAGCACCTGCATTTGCGCGTATCGCGCAAACCCCGTTTTTTCGCCATTATATTCTGTTTTCTTGGGGCCATGAATGGCCTGGTGCTTTCCAACAATCTTTCGTGGATGTTCTTTTTCTGGGAAGTAACGACACTCTGTTCCTATTTGCTTATCAGTCATGATCAGACGCAAGAAGCCAATGCCAATGCTTACCGCGCCTTGTGGATGAACGTTCTCGGTGGTCTTGCCTTTGTTTCGGCCATGCTTTTTGTCCAGAAGAGCCTTGGCACGCTGTCCACTGAAATCGTCCTGCAAAAAATGACGGCTATGGATGTAAAGAGCACAGCCATGCTGCTGCCTTTCGCCTTTTTCTGTCTGGCAGCCTTTACAAAGTCGGCCCAGGTGCCGTTTGAAAGCTGGCTGTGCGGAGCCATGGTGGCTCCTACTCCGGTTTCGGCCCTGCTGCACTCCGCCACCATGGTCAAGGCTGGCACCTATCTTTTGCTGCGCATGGCCCCGGCCTTTGCAGATACCACCATGTCCACCATCGTGGCGCTGTTCGGCGCATTCACCTTTGTGGGCACGTGCATTCTCGCGGTCAGCCAGAGTAATGCCAAAAAGATTCTGGCCTATTCCACCATCGCCAACCTTGGCCTGATCATCGCCTGTGTGGGCATAAATACGGCGGCGTCCATGATGGCGGCCACAACCATCATCATCTACCACTCCGTATCCAAGGGCCTGCTCTTCATGTGCGTGGGCGCCATTGAACAGCGCATCGGGTCGCGCGATATCGAAGACATGCGCGGCCTGTACAGCAAGATGCCCCGCACGGCCATTATCACGGCCATCGGTATCTTTACCATGATGCTGCCGCCCTTCGGCATGCTCATAGGCAAGTGGATGGCCATTGAGGCCATCGCGCGCGCCACCCAGGCCATGACGCCCATCATCTTCTTCATTGCGCTGGGGTCGGCCTTCACGGTGCTGTTCTGGGCACGTTGGGCCGGCATTCTGGTTTCTTCGGCCAATCTGCACGAACGGCCGGCACACGGGAATCCCAAGGCTACGGTCATGTTCGCCCTGCGTTCACTCTGCGGCCTTGCCATCGTGTTCTCCTTCTTTTCGCCGATGGTGCTGAAGACCTTTGTGGAGCCTTCCGTTGCTGGCGTGTACGCACGTCTCGGCCTCAAGGGCGAGGGCTTCATCCCCGGTGCGTCGCTCACGAGCGGGGCGGGGTACTTCTGGATTTACCTGCTCTTCATCCTCTTGGGCCTCGGAGCCTGGGTCGCCTGGAAGGTCGCCAGAAAGGTGCCCAACGGTGCGCATACGCAACCGTACTTCTCCGGTCTGGCGCAGGAGCAGGCAGGGCAGATAGGCTTCAAGGGCCCCATGAACGCCTTTGAACCCGTGCGCCTGTCCAACTTCTATCTGTCTCAGTACTTTGGCGAAGGCACCATCACAAGGGCCATTGATATTATTTCCACGGCCTTTCTCATCGTTCTGGTAGGAGGTCTGCTCTGA
- a CDS encoding complex I subunit 1 family protein: MLSILSAIGGLILSPLVGGLLTGVDRRVTARLQSRLGPPLLQPFYDVLKLFGKEAYVTNAWLVFSAYMTLISSALALFIFFMGGDLLLLFFVLTVGAVFQVVGALCVPSPYSNIGAQRELLLMLAYEPILILVFVGFAMCTGSFSIEAVFAQDQPLLLKMPLLFLALGYALTIKLRKSPFDISASHHGHQELVKGVQTEYSGPFLGIIEVAHWLDLILILGLCAMFWHTSVIGMATLVVASLFTEILIDNVTARLTWQWMVQKRSLLLGMGLALVNLLWLYVA; the protein is encoded by the coding sequence ATGCTGTCCATCCTCAGTGCTATCGGCGGATTGATCTTGTCGCCCCTGGTAGGGGGGCTGCTGACCGGGGTGGACCGCCGCGTCACGGCGCGCCTGCAATCGCGTCTTGGGCCGCCTCTGCTCCAGCCTTTTTATGATGTGCTCAAACTGTTCGGCAAAGAAGCCTACGTCACCAACGCGTGGCTGGTTTTCAGCGCCTATATGACGCTTATTTCCTCGGCTCTGGCCCTGTTCATCTTCTTTATGGGCGGCGACCTTTTGCTGTTGTTCTTCGTGCTCACGGTGGGCGCGGTCTTTCAGGTGGTGGGCGCGCTGTGCGTACCCTCGCCGTACAGCAACATCGGCGCGCAGCGCGAACTTTTGCTCATGCTGGCCTATGAACCCATACTCATTCTGGTGTTTGTGGGCTTTGCCATGTGCACGGGTTCCTTCTCCATTGAAGCCGTTTTTGCGCAGGATCAGCCCCTGCTGCTCAAGATGCCCCTGCTGTTCCTGGCCCTCGGCTATGCCCTGACCATCAAGCTGCGCAAGTCGCCCTTTGATATCTCGGCCAGCCATCACGGCCATCAGGAACTGGTCAAGGGCGTGCAGACCGAATATTCGGGGCCGTTCCTGGGCATCATTGAAGTGGCTCACTGGCTTGACCTGATACTCATTCTCGGGCTTTGCGCCATGTTCTGGCATACCAGCGTCATTGGCATGGCCACGCTGGTGGTTGCCTCGCTGTTCACGGAAATTCTCATCGATAACGTCACGGCCCGGCTTACCTGGCAGTGGATGGTGCAGAAGAGGTCTCTGCTGCTCGGCATGGGATTGGCCCTGGTTAATCTGTTATGGCTGTATGTGGCGTAA
- a CDS encoding NADH-quinone oxidoreductase subunit C — protein sequence MFFEAKDVTPDTLLAEVQRLANAKCRFVTMSQTVVDENTLRLFYHFDENLTMSDLRHNPELCMWAPTDAKGMVHLRMDVNKDAPIPSISSIYFCAVLIENETQDQFGVRFAGLPLDYQGGMYLEGEVTHAPYFTMTTVRRPAAAAKDDAKAEPAKGDQA from the coding sequence ATGTTTTTTGAAGCCAAAGACGTGACGCCCGATACGCTGCTTGCTGAAGTGCAGCGCCTGGCCAACGCCAAATGTCGTTTTGTCACCATGTCGCAGACGGTCGTTGACGAGAACACCCTGCGGCTGTTCTATCACTTTGACGAAAACCTCACCATGTCCGACCTGCGCCACAATCCCGAATTGTGCATGTGGGCGCCCACGGACGCCAAGGGCATGGTGCACCTGCGTATGGATGTGAACAAGGACGCGCCCATCCCGAGCATCAGTTCCATATACTTTTGCGCGGTGCTCATTGAAAACGAGACCCAGGACCAGTTTGGCGTGCGCTTTGCGGGCCTGCCCCTGGACTACCAGGGCGGCATGTATCTGGAAGGCGAAGTGACCCACGCCCCGTATTTCACCATGACCACCGTCCGGCGTCCCGCCGCGGCTGCCAAGGATGACGCCAAGGCAGAACCCGCCAAAGGAGATCAGGCATGA
- a CDS encoding nickel-dependent hydrogenase large subunit — protein sequence MSNRTTVIPFGPQHPVLPEPLHIKFVVEDETVVGAIPQLGFVHRGLESLVRTKDYNQMVFVVERICGICSCIHANCYCNAIEDMMGITAPPRAQFLRVIWSELHRIHSHLLWLGLFADSFGFESVFQQFWRIREHVMDICEATAGNRVILSVNVVGGVRRDLAPDQIRWMLGRLDELQKGMRELTSTMLDDYTVQERTRGIGYLSKDDARLLGAAGPTLRGSGWEIDERMHGYAAYSDLNFIPVVENDGDCYARSKVRFYEVLHSMDLIREALNRLPESELTVKVPGNPDGESVFRVEQPRGELFYYIRANGTKYLERMRVRTPTFANVPPLLHMLPGCKLPDVPVIVLSIDPCISCTER from the coding sequence ATGAGCAACCGCACCACAGTGATTCCTTTCGGGCCGCAGCATCCTGTGCTGCCCGAACCTCTGCACATCAAGTTTGTGGTGGAGGACGAAACCGTTGTGGGGGCCATTCCCCAGCTCGGCTTCGTGCACCGCGGCCTGGAAAGCCTCGTGCGCACCAAGGACTATAACCAGATGGTCTTTGTGGTGGAGCGTATTTGCGGCATCTGTTCCTGCATCCACGCCAACTGCTACTGCAACGCCATTGAAGACATGATGGGCATCACGGCCCCGCCGCGCGCCCAGTTTTTGCGGGTCATCTGGTCTGAACTGCACCGCATCCATTCCCATCTCTTGTGGCTGGGACTTTTTGCGGACTCCTTCGGCTTTGAAAGCGTGTTCCAGCAGTTCTGGCGCATCCGCGAACATGTCATGGACATTTGCGAAGCCACGGCGGGCAACCGCGTGATCCTGTCGGTCAACGTGGTGGGCGGCGTGCGCCGCGACCTCGCTCCCGACCAGATCCGCTGGATGCTTGGCCGCCTGGACGAACTGCAAAAAGGCATGCGCGAACTCACAAGCACCATGCTGGATGACTATACCGTGCAGGAACGTACGCGCGGCATAGGCTACCTCAGCAAGGACGACGCCCGCCTGCTGGGCGCTGCCGGCCCCACCCTGCGCGGCAGCGGATGGGAAATCGACGAACGCATGCATGGCTACGCAGCTTACAGCGATCTCAACTTCATCCCTGTGGTGGAAAACGACGGCGACTGCTACGCACGTTCCAAGGTGCGCTTCTATGAAGTCCTGCACTCGATGGATCTTATCCGCGAAGCCCTGAACCGCCTGCCGGAGAGCGAGCTTACCGTCAAGGTGCCCGGCAATCCTGATGGTGAATCCGTCTTCCGCGTTGAACAGCCCAGAGGCGAACTGTTCTACTACATACGCGCCAATGGCACCAAGTATCTGGAACGCATGCGGGTGCGTACGCCAACATTCGCCAACGTCCCGCCCCTGCTGCACATGTTGCCGGGCTGCAAACTGCCCGACGTGCCGGTCATAGTGCTCAGCATAGACCCGTGCATCTCCTGCACAGAGAGGTAG
- a CDS encoding 4Fe-4S binding protein — translation MYMLKNVLRNLSGKPATRLYPLEEREPFPAYRGVITNDVERCIFCSTCAKVCPTDAITVDAKAGQWVYDPFLCVYCSACVEKCPTKCLMQVPTHRKPSVTKFRVLRTGTPRVKKSAGAKAKAEGSAKDKPESE, via the coding sequence ATGTACATGCTTAAAAACGTATTGCGCAACCTGTCGGGCAAGCCCGCCACGCGGCTGTATCCGCTGGAAGAGCGTGAGCCCTTCCCGGCATACAGGGGCGTAATAACCAATGATGTTGAAAGGTGCATATTCTGCAGTACCTGCGCAAAGGTCTGTCCCACGGACGCCATCACTGTAGACGCCAAGGCCGGACAATGGGTGTATGACCCCTTCCTGTGCGTGTACTGCTCGGCCTGTGTGGAAAAATGCCCCACCAAATGCCTGATGCAGGTTCCAACGCACCGCAAACCCTCGGTAACCAAATTCCGGGTCTTGCGCACGGGCACACCGCGCGTCAAGAAAAGCGCCGGAGCCAAGGCCAAGGCTGAGGGCAGCGCCAAGGATAAACCTGAAAGCGAATAA
- a CDS encoding sulfite exporter TauE/SafE family protein, producing the protein MKNRWMVGGSLVLLLLFTVGQVFAAEGQAPAAAAPAAEAPKAPAAAIDDPAIAAQLQSAPAGLKKAIAEQIKVAPKTYDATATPGYLGIPGGPSVNLILAFCWALWVGWIFSTVGAFGGVMAGVGHMTVHGLGNYAKSFGKTPLNKAVTDSVRASNQMLAGLSAVISTFSYYRMKRLVLPLGIALGLGSIVGAYLSTSLTAGKLNFSSYQGYFGMFVLALGLYLIWETSPMGQRSKAKAKEAAKAFEAAAKSKNTGEKASTGVSMISFSITRCVFTFCGVEFAFNPLLPFVGGVVIASIAAFLGVGGGFLLVPFITSVTQLPMYLAAGTSALAVLVSMITGITTLMLHGALVDWNFVSIELLGITVGSIVGPYTSRFFSEIWLKRLFIVLALYVGTDYVLRGFFQIKMFG; encoded by the coding sequence ATGAAAAACAGATGGATGGTTGGCGGCAGTCTGGTTTTGTTGTTGCTGTTTACCGTGGGTCAGGTCTTTGCGGCTGAAGGGCAGGCCCCGGCTGCTGCTGCACCGGCTGCTGAAGCTCCCAAGGCTCCGGCTGCGGCCATTGATGATCCTGCCATTGCCGCACAGCTGCAGTCGGCACCGGCCGGGCTGAAAAAAGCCATTGCCGAACAGATCAAGGTCGCCCCCAAAACGTACGACGCCACTGCCACGCCTGGGTACCTGGGCATCCCCGGTGGCCCCTCGGTTAACCTCATTCTGGCCTTTTGCTGGGCCCTGTGGGTGGGCTGGATATTCTCCACCGTGGGCGCTTTTGGTGGCGTTATGGCGGGCGTGGGCCACATGACCGTGCACGGCCTTGGCAACTACGCAAAGTCTTTCGGCAAGACGCCCCTCAACAAGGCTGTTACCGACTCCGTGCGCGCCTCCAACCAGATGCTCGCCGGTCTTTCAGCCGTTATCAGTACCTTCAGCTACTACCGCATGAAGCGTCTGGTGCTGCCCCTGGGTATTGCCCTGGGTCTTGGCTCCATTGTGGGCGCGTACCTGTCCACTTCGCTCACTGCTGGCAAGCTGAACTTCTCGTCCTACCAGGGCTATTTCGGCATGTTCGTTCTGGCGCTGGGCCTGTATCTTATCTGGGAAACCTCACCCATGGGGCAGCGTTCCAAGGCCAAAGCCAAGGAAGCCGCCAAGGCTTTTGAAGCCGCTGCCAAGAGCAAAAACACCGGCGAAAAAGCGTCCACTGGCGTGAGCATGATTTCCTTCAGCATCACCCGCTGTGTGTTCACCTTCTGTGGCGTCGAGTTTGCTTTCAACCCGCTGCTGCCCTTCGTCGGCGGCGTCGTTATCGCCAGTATCGCGGCCTTCCTTGGCGTGGGCGGCGGCTTCCTGCTGGTTCCCTTCATCACCAGCGTAACCCAGCTTCCGATGTATCTGGCTGCGGGCACATCCGCTCTGGCCGTTCTGGTGAGCATGATCACGGGTATCACCACCCTCATGCTGCACGGCGCGCTGGTGGACTGGAACTTCGTGAGCATCGAACTTCTCGGTATCACGGTAGGCTCCATTGTTGGCCCCTACACCTCCCGCTTCTTCTCTGAAATCTGGCTCAAGCGCCTCTTTATCGTGCTGGCGCTCTATGTGGGCACTGACTACGTGCTGCGCGGCTTCTTCCAGATCAAGATGTTCGGCTAG
- a CDS encoding NADH:flavin oxidoreductase/NADH oxidase, giving the protein MNTLFSPITLGGLVLANRIVIPPMDQYSADEGRPTQWHHMHYGNLAVSGAGLLIVEATAVEPEGRISQGDLGLWNDEQEELHRRMLDFIGTFSSIPVAVQIGHAGRKGSTGRPWEGRGPIAPQDGGWPVYAPSALPFDAASQTPLALTEADIDRLLEAFVATAQRAVRAGYKAIELHAAHGYLLHEFLSPLSNKRDDAYGGSLENRMRFPLRVFAAVRKALPASVPVGMRVSGSDFAPGGWDVPECAILAQELEKAGAAYIHVSGGGLSPDQQISLAPGYQVGFAQAIKQAVTSLPVIAVGLITEPELAAGIIVSGQADMVAIGRAMLYDPRWPWHAAAALGASIADAPSQYLRCQPHKLKTLFV; this is encoded by the coding sequence ATGAATACCCTTTTCTCTCCCATCACTCTCGGCGGGCTCGTGCTCGCCAACCGTATCGTTATTCCCCCCATGGACCAATACTCCGCAGATGAAGGACGTCCGACGCAGTGGCACCATATGCACTACGGGAATTTGGCCGTTTCGGGCGCAGGTCTGCTTATTGTCGAAGCCACCGCCGTGGAACCTGAGGGCAGAATCTCTCAGGGTGACCTTGGTCTGTGGAACGACGAGCAGGAAGAACTGCACCGCCGCATGCTGGACTTTATTGGCACGTTTTCTTCCATACCCGTGGCCGTTCAGATAGGACACGCAGGCCGCAAGGGCTCCACAGGCCGCCCCTGGGAAGGACGCGGCCCCATCGCCCCGCAGGATGGCGGCTGGCCCGTATACGCGCCCTCCGCACTGCCCTTTGACGCAGCTTCGCAGACGCCCCTGGCGCTCACCGAGGCCGACATCGACCGCCTGCTGGAAGCCTTTGTGGCAACAGCGCAGCGCGCCGTTCGCGCGGGCTACAAGGCCATTGAGCTGCATGCGGCCCACGGCTATCTGCTGCACGAGTTTCTCTCGCCCCTGTCCAACAAAAGGGACGATGCCTACGGCGGCAGCCTGGAAAACAGAATGCGCTTTCCCCTGCGTGTGTTCGCGGCGGTGCGCAAGGCCCTGCCCGCCAGCGTTCCCGTCGGCATGCGCGTTTCAGGCTCGGACTTTGCCCCCGGCGGATGGGATGTGCCGGAGTGCGCCATCCTGGCGCAGGAACTTGAAAAGGCCGGGGCAGCCTATATTCACGTCTCCGGCGGCGGACTTTCGCCGGATCAGCAGATCAGCCTGGCTCCCGGCTATCAGGTCGGCTTTGCCCAGGCCATCAAACAGGCGGTCACAAGCCTGCCCGTCATTGCCGTCGGGCTCATTACCGAGCCTGAACTGGCTGCGGGCATTATTGTCAGCGGGCAGGCCGATATGGTGGCCATTGGCCGCGCCATGCTCTACGACCCCCGCTGGCCCTGGCATGCGGCGGCAGCCCTTGGCGCGTCCATTGCCGATGCCCCCTCGCAATATCTACGCTGCCAGCCGCATAAGCTGAAAACCCTGTTTGTGTAG
- a CDS encoding DUF1269 domain-containing protein, whose product MRTLIAVAYPNETQASEERVKFLKMQKSYLVDLEDAVVVTRKQDGKVKLHQLFNLTATGALSGGFWGTLIGLIFLNPLLGLVVGAGAGAVGGALSDVGINDDFMKQLGEKLKPGSSALFVLVDSEITDKVLAELRGSGGEIIQSSLSHEDESRLQAALSAAQNAANKG is encoded by the coding sequence ATGCGTACACTTATTGCTGTAGCCTATCCCAACGAAACCCAGGCCAGTGAAGAACGCGTCAAGTTTTTGAAGATGCAGAAATCCTACCTCGTGGACCTTGAAGACGCGGTAGTGGTTACCCGTAAACAGGATGGCAAGGTCAAGCTGCATCAGCTTTTCAACCTCACGGCCACCGGCGCACTGAGCGGCGGCTTCTGGGGAACCCTCATCGGCCTGATCTTTCTGAATCCCCTGCTGGGCCTCGTGGTAGGCGCGGGCGCGGGCGCTGTGGGCGGCGCGCTGAGCGATGTGGGCATCAACGATGATTTCATGAAGCAGCTTGGCGAAAAACTCAAGCCGGGTTCGTCTGCACTCTTCGTGCTGGTGGATTCTGAAATTACCGACAAGGTGCTGGCCGAACTGCGCGGTTCCGGCGGTGAAATCATTCAGTCTTCACTGTCGCATGAAGATGAAAGCCGCCTTCAGGCTGCGCTCAGCGCCGCCCAGAACGCCGCCAATAAAGGCTAG
- a CDS encoding MBL fold metallo-hydrolase, giving the protein MAAPNVRGFFDPITATWTYVVWSDTDTQKRCAIIDSVLDYDMPSSRTATTSADAVIAFVQQKQLQVEWILETHIHADHLTAASYIKEKLGGKIAISKHILDIISTWVPIFQTAADTPADGSDFDYLFDNDEEFTIADLKARMIHTPGHTPADTTYIIEDTVFVGDTIFLPDVGSGRCDFPNGSAEDSYDSSRKLFALPDHFRIYVGHDYPPEGTRGPECMATVGEQKAKNTRLHTGIDKNSFVAQRKADDTGKAVPALLLPSIQANMRTGRFGAAVNGIQYVKLPVNKL; this is encoded by the coding sequence ATGGCTGCACCCAATGTGCGCGGATTCTTTGATCCCATTACCGCTACCTGGACCTACGTGGTCTGGTCCGATACAGATACCCAGAAGCGTTGCGCCATCATTGACAGCGTTCTTGATTACGACATGCCCTCAAGCCGCACGGCCACTACGTCTGCCGACGCCGTCATTGCCTTTGTGCAACAGAAACAGTTGCAGGTTGAGTGGATTCTTGAAACCCACATCCACGCCGACCACCTTACCGCCGCCAGCTACATCAAGGAAAAGCTGGGCGGCAAGATTGCCATCAGCAAGCATATTCTGGACATTATCAGCACCTGGGTTCCCATTTTTCAGACGGCCGCCGACACCCCCGCCGATGGTTCCGACTTCGATTACCTGTTTGACAATGATGAAGAATTCACCATCGCCGACCTCAAGGCCAGAATGATCCACACTCCCGGGCACACCCCGGCAGACACGACCTACATCATTGAAGACACCGTCTTTGTGGGCGACACCATCTTTTTGCCGGACGTCGGCTCGGGCCGTTGCGACTTCCCCAACGGCAGCGCCGAGGATTCCTACGATTCGTCGCGCAAGCTCTTTGCCCTGCCCGATCACTTCCGCATCTATGTGGGGCACGACTATCCGCCTGAAGGCACGCGCGGCCCGGAGTGCATGGCCACCGTCGGCGAACAGAAAGCAAAAAACACCAGGCTGCATACAGGCATTGATAAAAACAGTTTCGTCGCGCAGCGCAAGGCCGATGACACCGGCAAAGCTGTGCCCGCCCTGCTGTTGCCGTCCATCCAGGCCAACATGCGCACCGGCAGATTCGGCGCTGCGGTCAACGGCATCCAGTACGTGAAGCTGCCTGTAAATAAACTGTAG
- a CDS encoding rhodanese-like domain-containing protein: protein MSTVQSITAKELHSIDLRQALIVDVRTPMEYAEKRLTTPTALAPLLDLAPRDTALRNGVLADTPIITLCHSGSRAKTAAEKFTEAGFSNVRFLEGGLDACQKEGFATVGAAPATTSGSVPSLEKQVRLAAGLLILLFVLMGFFVHRAFYFGALFVGAGLTVSGLTNWCGMAMLLMYAPWNRQGASCSSGGTCAIGGSKGGKSPGASCQ, encoded by the coding sequence ATGTCTACTGTTCAAAGTATCACCGCAAAAGAGCTGCACAGCATTGACCTGCGACAGGCGCTCATTGTGGATGTGCGTACGCCTATGGAATATGCTGAAAAACGCCTGACCACGCCAACGGCCCTTGCTCCACTGCTGGATCTGGCCCCGCGCGATACGGCCCTGCGCAACGGCGTGCTTGCCGATACACCCATTATCACGTTGTGCCACTCCGGTTCGCGCGCCAAAACCGCCGCTGAAAAATTCACCGAAGCAGGCTTCAGCAATGTGCGCTTTCTTGAGGGCGGCCTGGACGCCTGCCAGAAAGAAGGATTCGCCACCGTGGGCGCGGCCCCTGCCACAACCAGTGGTTCTGTTCCCTCGCTGGAAAAACAGGTGCGCCTCGCGGCGGGACTCCTTATCCTGCTCTTTGTGCTGATGGGCTTCTTTGTCCATCGGGCCTTCTATTTTGGAGCGTTGTTTGTCGGCGCAGGGCTGACCGTTTCGGGCCTCACCAACTGGTGCGGCATGGCCATGCTGCTCATGTATGCGCCGTGGAACCGGCAGGGGGCTTCGTGCTCCAGTGGCGGCACATGCGCCATCGGCGGCAGCAAGGGCGGCAAAAGCCCCGGCGCTAGCTGCCAGTAG
- a CDS encoding MFS transporter yields the protein MPSVAASPLPPECHPVSPEPPETLLSRDFILLFCMTMFCNSFIAVFYCFEQWLETMTISPNWRGVLLSSMFAMVLLFRPLASVFLLRRGKLMAMTISILVSSCVMLGYAHVGGPHVIGLIWILRIVQGIALAVFSSCTVAVLVSCIPRGQSARGFAIFSLTMLLPYSIIPAAAEPLLPLLGGESGLFAVSALLGLPSLLMLIPLAPRLKTPEMPPEDGGGVSRRALWHSVSHSGLFFVYMACLTFSIMTILAIFFIKGLCAVTGAHPAWFFSVYTITIILVRLAGSNRLDALPRYRVTLLCSLVLSFCMLGLAWGPLWAFVPLTCLYGLGLGLLYPLLAAAVYDRSTPSTRSINSNVMMATFDASGMLAPLIGGMVVNAGFGYRGVFTATAISVFLCACCMLADRLRMAMRERARAQTT from the coding sequence ATGCCGTCCGTTGCCGCTTCGCCCCTGCCGCCCGAGTGCCACCCCGTATCCCCGGAGCCGCCGGAAACTCTTTTGAGCCGTGATTTTATTCTGCTGTTTTGCATGACCATGTTCTGCAACAGCTTTATCGCCGTTTTTTACTGCTTTGAGCAGTGGCTCGAGACCATGACCATCAGCCCCAACTGGCGCGGCGTGCTGTTGTCGTCCATGTTCGCCATGGTCTTGCTGTTCCGCCCGCTGGCCAGCGTATTTCTGCTGCGGCGCGGCAAGCTTATGGCCATGACCATTTCCATCCTCGTATCAAGCTGCGTCATGCTGGGCTATGCGCATGTGGGCGGCCCGCACGTCATCGGCCTGATCTGGATACTGCGCATTGTGCAGGGCATTGCCCTGGCCGTTTTTTCAAGCTGCACCGTGGCCGTGCTGGTAAGCTGCATCCCCAGGGGGCAAAGTGCCCGAGGCTTCGCCATCTTTTCTCTCACCATGCTGCTGCCCTACTCCATCATACCCGCCGCAGCGGAGCCGCTCTTGCCCCTCCTGGGCGGCGAATCTGGCCTTTTTGCCGTTTCCGCCCTGCTGGGCCTGCCCTCGCTGCTCATGCTCATTCCCCTGGCTCCACGACTGAAAACGCCCGAAATGCCCCCCGAAGACGGCGGTGGCGTTTCGCGCCGGGCGCTGTGGCACTCCGTAAGTCATTCCGGCCTGTTTTTTGTCTACATGGCCTGTCTGACCTTCAGCATCATGACCATCCTGGCCATTTTTTTCATCAAGGGCCTGTGCGCGGTCACGGGCGCGCACCCCGCATGGTTCTTTTCCGTCTATACCATCACCATCATTCTGGTGCGCCTTGCAGGCAGCAACAGGCTGGACGCGCTGCCCCGCTACAGGGTGACGCTCCTGTGCAGCCTTGTGCTGTCGTTCTGCATGCTGGGGCTGGCCTGGGGGCCGCTGTGGGCCTTTGTGCCCCTCACCTGCCTGTACGGCCTTGGCCTCGGGCTGCTCTACCCCCTGCTGGCCGCCGCCGTGTATGACCGTTCCACACCGTCCACGCGCTCCATCAACTCCAACGTCATGATGGCGACCTTTGACGCCAGCGGCATGCTGGCCCCACTCATTGGCGGCATGGTTGTCAACGCGGGCTTCGGCTACAGGGGCGTGTTCACGGCCACCGCCATTTCCGTATTCTTGTGCGCCTGCTGCATGCTGGCCGACAGGCTGCGCATGGCCATGCGCGAGCGCGCGCGCGCACAGACCACGTAG